One genomic window of Actinoalloteichus hoggarensis includes the following:
- a CDS encoding DUF6243 family protein codes for MARKRNSLLGVGGQRTKSPRTAHHPDGMGVGPSQDAVDRKQEILAKMRRLSERPADADGETAKSQD; via the coding sequence ATGGCCAGGAAGCGCAACAGCCTTCTCGGGGTGGGCGGCCAGCGGACCAAGTCGCCGCGCACGGCGCATCACCCCGACGGCATGGGCGTCGGCCCGAGCCAGGACGCGGTCGATCGGAAACAGGAGATCCTCGCGAAGATGCGCAGGCTGTCCGAGCGACCCGCCGACGCGGACGGCGAGACGGCGAAGAGCCAGGACTGA
- a CDS encoding carbohydrate ABC transporter permease produces the protein MSLTTATAPPAAPGPKGRRSRQARRSRLEPPNRWAGLLTIGWLIVVAVPLLVMISWSLQSRDAYLAEGPLAPPRAITAENLVTVFDSGFLQFFLNTAVVTVACVGLTLMVAVPAAYAIVRSPSRIVAAGFRGFLLGLAIPAQATIIPIYLMIARMGLYDTLGAIILPTTAFSLPLAVLVLASALRDVPREQYEAMTLDGASSWRMMFSLVVPMSLGSVITVGIYTALTAWNGFIFPLILTQSEDQRVLTLGLWSFQSEFGVNVPGLMTAVLLSALPVFVAYLFARRWLIAGLAGVGGK, from the coding sequence ATGAGCCTCACGACCGCGACGGCGCCGCCCGCGGCGCCGGGCCCGAAAGGTCGCCGGAGTCGGCAGGCGCGGCGCAGTCGGCTGGAGCCGCCGAACCGCTGGGCGGGCCTGCTGACGATCGGCTGGCTGATCGTCGTCGCCGTCCCCCTGCTGGTGATGATCAGCTGGAGTCTCCAGAGCCGGGACGCCTATCTCGCGGAGGGACCGCTCGCCCCGCCCAGAGCGATCACGGCCGAGAACCTGGTGACGGTGTTCGACTCCGGGTTCCTTCAGTTCTTCCTCAACACCGCCGTCGTCACCGTCGCCTGCGTCGGCCTCACCCTGATGGTCGCGGTGCCCGCCGCCTACGCCATCGTCCGGTCGCCGAGCCGGATCGTCGCGGCGGGGTTCCGAGGGTTCCTCCTGGGACTCGCGATCCCCGCGCAGGCCACGATCATCCCCATCTACCTGATGATCGCCCGCATGGGGCTGTACGACACGCTCGGCGCGATCATCCTGCCCACCACGGCCTTCAGCCTGCCGCTCGCGGTGCTCGTGTTGGCCTCGGCGTTGCGGGACGTGCCGCGTGAACAGTACGAGGCGATGACTCTCGACGGTGCGAGCTCCTGGCGGATGATGTTCTCGCTGGTCGTCCCGATGTCGCTGGGCAGCGTGATCACCGTGGGCATCTACACCGCGCTCACGGCGTGGAACGGCTTCATCTTCCCGCTCATCCTCACCCAGTCCGAGGATCAGCGGGTACTCACCCTGGGACTCTGGAGCTTCCAGAGTGAGTTCGGGGTCAACGTGCCGGGCCTCATGACGGCGGTGCTCCTGTCGGCGCTGCCGGTCTTCGTCGCCTACCTCTTCGCCCGGCGCTGGCTCATCGCGGGACTGGCCGGAGTGGGCGGGAAATGA
- a CDS encoding carbohydrate ABC transporter permease: protein MSDRALDRTTRPGVWYAVPAMVFFGLFALVPLVFVLVLSFTHWNGLGDPQAAGWANWERLAADPTVLDSLRITVVLGVVCWLVQTPLSLLLGVWAAGHQRNRAVLSAVFFLPLLLSGAAVAIVWRSLLDPNFGLASVLGPLVGVPDGNLLGSGTSALLVIVVIVAWQFVPFHTLLYQAAARRIPRQLYEAARIDGANRLHQFRHITLPQLRNTIITSSLLMVVGSLTYFETILIVTDGGPGRATEVLPYRMYEAGFRSYEMGYGAAIASALVLIGTLLSLIMVRFSGFSKMRSTLEGL, encoded by the coding sequence GTGAGCGACCGAGCCCTCGACCGGACCACCCGGCCGGGAGTCTGGTACGCGGTGCCCGCGATGGTCTTCTTCGGGCTGTTCGCCCTGGTTCCGCTGGTCTTCGTCCTCGTGTTGTCCTTCACCCACTGGAACGGTCTCGGCGACCCGCAGGCCGCGGGCTGGGCCAACTGGGAGCGGCTCGCCGCCGACCCGACGGTCCTGGACTCCCTGCGCATCACCGTGGTGCTCGGCGTCGTGTGCTGGCTCGTGCAGACGCCGCTGAGCCTGCTCCTCGGTGTCTGGGCGGCCGGGCATCAGCGCAACCGGGCGGTGCTGTCCGCGGTGTTCTTCCTGCCGCTGCTGCTGTCCGGGGCCGCCGTCGCCATCGTGTGGCGCTCGCTGCTGGACCCGAACTTCGGACTCGCCTCGGTGCTCGGTCCGCTGGTGGGCGTCCCCGACGGCAACCTGCTCGGCAGCGGCACCAGCGCGCTGCTGGTCATCGTCGTCATCGTGGCCTGGCAGTTCGTGCCCTTCCACACCCTCCTCTACCAGGCCGCGGCCCGACGCATCCCGCGTCAGCTCTACGAGGCGGCCCGAATAGACGGCGCGAACCGGCTGCACCAGTTCCGCCACATCACGCTGCCGCAGCTGCGCAACACCATCATCACCTCGTCGCTGCTGATGGTGGTCGGCTCGCTGACCTACTTCGAGACGATTCTGATCGTCACCGACGGCGGGCCGGGCAGGGCGACCGAGGTGCTGCCGTACCGGATGTACGAGGCGGGCTTCCGCAGTTACGAGATGGGGTACGGCGCCGCCATCGCCTCCGCGCTCGTGCTGATCGGCACCCTGTTGTCGCTGATCATGGTCCGTTTCAGCGGCTTCAGCAAGATGCGCTCGACCCTGGAGGGCCTGTAG
- a CDS encoding ABC transporter substrate-binding protein: protein MKEIMLGRRRFMTASAAGLAVLGLAACGGGSDPTRSGTTVWSLEDPVQNPIQEAAIDAFNQGATSRFRLETFANTAYAQRLRVSMGTPNAPAVFFNWGGASIRSYVEVDQVADLTDRLAADTDWRDSFLPAVLDAGRIDGRNYGIPLRGMQPVVLFYHTELFAENDLRPPENWAELLDLVDRFQAMGVTPFALAGTESWTQLMWLEYLVDRLGGEQVFERIAAGEEGAWGDPAVTGALDRITELVDRGAFGTNFSSVNYGAGGASTLFAMGDAAMHLMGTWEYPNQLDQQPDFARDALGWTTFPALEDGTGDPSAVVGNPTNYFSVNSAAADVDEAVEFLREHMNSEAYVDALIDAGDVPAITGIEDRLRTAPNAEYALFIYELVGGAAAFTPSWDQALPPEEAQLMLTTLQEVFLGERDSASFVEVLESGR, encoded by the coding sequence ATGAAGGAAATCATGCTCGGACGTCGGCGATTCATGACCGCCTCGGCGGCAGGCCTGGCCGTCCTCGGCCTGGCCGCGTGCGGCGGCGGCAGCGATCCGACGCGGAGCGGCACCACCGTGTGGTCCCTGGAGGACCCGGTGCAGAACCCCATCCAGGAGGCGGCGATCGATGCGTTCAATCAGGGCGCGACCAGCCGGTTTCGACTCGAGACCTTCGCCAACACCGCCTACGCGCAGCGGCTTCGGGTGTCGATGGGCACGCCGAACGCTCCCGCGGTCTTCTTCAACTGGGGCGGGGCCAGCATCCGCTCCTATGTGGAGGTCGACCAGGTCGCCGACCTCACCGACCGGCTGGCGGCGGACACCGACTGGCGGGACTCCTTCTTACCGGCGGTGCTGGACGCCGGGCGCATCGACGGCCGCAACTACGGCATCCCCCTGCGGGGAATGCAGCCGGTCGTCCTCTTCTACCACACGGAGCTGTTCGCCGAGAACGACCTGCGCCCGCCCGAGAACTGGGCGGAGCTGCTGGACCTGGTCGATCGCTTCCAGGCCATGGGGGTCACCCCGTTCGCCCTCGCGGGCACGGAGAGCTGGACCCAGCTCATGTGGCTGGAGTACCTCGTGGACCGTCTCGGCGGCGAGCAGGTCTTCGAACGCATCGCCGCGGGCGAGGAAGGCGCCTGGGGCGACCCCGCGGTGACCGGGGCGCTCGACCGGATCACCGAACTCGTCGACCGGGGCGCCTTCGGCACCAACTTCTCCTCCGTCAACTACGGCGCGGGCGGCGCCTCCACCCTCTTCGCCATGGGTGACGCCGCCATGCACCTCATGGGCACCTGGGAGTACCCCAACCAGCTCGATCAGCAGCCGGACTTCGCCCGCGACGCCCTCGGCTGGACGACCTTCCCGGCCCTGGAGGACGGCACCGGCGATCCGAGCGCGGTGGTCGGCAACCCCACCAACTACTTCTCCGTCAACAGCGCGGCCGCCGACGTGGACGAGGCGGTGGAGTTCCTGCGCGAGCACATGAACTCCGAAGCCTACGTCGACGCCCTCATCGACGCGGGCGACGTGCCCGCCATCACCGGCATCGAGGACCGCCTGCGTACGGCGCCCAACGCGGAGTACGCCCTGTTCATCTACGAACTCGTCGGCGGCGCCGCCGCCTTCACCCCCTCCTGGGACCAGGCGCTGCCGCCGGAGGAGGCCCAGCTCATGCTGACCACCCTCCAGGAGGTCTTCCTCGGTGAGCGGGACTCCGCGAGCTTCGTCGAGGTGCTGGAGTCGGGCAGGTGA
- a CDS encoding glycoside hydrolase family 3 N-terminal domain-containing protein yields MDQQNPGRADSSAPDSTALDAARERPSAATAADDVEPWRRPELPVDERVADLLPRMTLGEKLAQLVGVWVSAADGADGVAPHQHEQTEEPPAWPEAIRLGLGQLTRTFGTTPVDPATGAGMLADAQREIVAAGRFGIPAMAHEECLAGFAAWKATVYPVPLAWGASFDPELVQTMAAAIGADLRSVGVHQGLAPVLDVVRDARWGRVEETIGEDPFLVGTIGAAYVRGVEGAGVVATLKHFAGYSASRAGRNLAPAALGRRELADVILPPFEMALRHGGARSVMHSYAEIDGVPVAADEELLTDLLRDQWGFAGVVVADYFGVAFLHRLHGTAADEGEAAEQALTAGVDVELPTVRCFGEPLAERLRAGLVPESLVDRAVTRVLRQKCELGLLDPDWSPEPPALRDRRAADDPGTAESPVVDLDPPANRRVARRLAEESVVLLSNRQEVLPLRDTGTVAVLGPLADDVHAMLGCYSFPAHVGVSYPDLPVGVEIRTVLDVLRAELGTSTLRAERGCAVDDDDRSGIGAAVAAARDAELALVVVGDHSGLFGRGTSGEGCDATDLALPGVQGELLAAVVDTGVPTVAVVISGRPYALGAVADRLAAAVQAFLPGEEGAAALVGVLTGRVDPSGRLPVSLPATPHGQPATYLTPPLGLRSQVSSADPTPLFPFGHGLSYTTFRYSALLVRAVTASADDGPSSAAGVSGGADVDDAVARVSTDGVVEVSCVVANVGDRDGVEVVQLYLRDPVAQVTRPVRQLAGFARVALRAGTEREVRFRLHADRTSFTGRAGHRLVEPGLVEVHVGASSADLRLQGEFVLTGSPRQVGPDRVLDTPVTLGDERPATTG; encoded by the coding sequence ATGGACCAGCAGAATCCCGGCCGCGCCGACTCGTCCGCTCCCGACTCGACGGCACTCGACGCCGCCCGCGAGCGTCCCTCCGCCGCAACCGCCGCGGATGACGTCGAGCCGTGGCGGCGGCCGGAACTCCCGGTCGACGAACGGGTGGCGGACCTCCTGCCCCGGATGACCCTGGGCGAGAAGCTGGCCCAGCTCGTCGGCGTGTGGGTCAGCGCGGCCGACGGCGCCGACGGCGTCGCACCCCATCAGCACGAGCAGACCGAGGAGCCGCCCGCCTGGCCGGAGGCGATCCGTCTCGGACTCGGTCAGCTCACGAGGACCTTCGGCACCACGCCCGTCGACCCTGCCACCGGGGCCGGGATGCTGGCCGACGCCCAGCGCGAGATCGTCGCGGCAGGCCGCTTCGGCATACCCGCGATGGCGCACGAGGAGTGCCTGGCCGGGTTCGCCGCCTGGAAGGCGACCGTCTATCCCGTTCCGCTGGCCTGGGGCGCGTCCTTCGATCCGGAACTGGTGCAGACGATGGCGGCGGCGATCGGCGCCGACCTGCGTTCGGTCGGCGTGCACCAGGGGCTGGCCCCGGTGCTCGACGTCGTCCGGGACGCCCGCTGGGGGCGCGTGGAGGAGACCATCGGCGAGGACCCGTTCCTGGTCGGCACGATCGGCGCCGCCTATGTGCGCGGTGTCGAGGGGGCGGGCGTGGTGGCCACGTTGAAGCATTTCGCCGGTTACTCCGCCTCGCGGGCGGGCCGGAACCTCGCCCCGGCGGCGCTCGGGCGCCGCGAACTCGCCGACGTCATCCTGCCGCCCTTCGAGATGGCGTTGCGCCACGGCGGCGCGCGATCGGTGATGCACTCCTACGCCGAGATCGACGGTGTGCCGGTCGCCGCCGACGAGGAGCTGCTCACCGATCTGCTGCGAGATCAGTGGGGCTTCGCGGGTGTCGTGGTCGCCGACTACTTCGGCGTCGCGTTCCTGCACCGCCTGCACGGGACCGCGGCCGACGAGGGCGAGGCCGCGGAGCAGGCGCTCACCGCAGGCGTCGACGTCGAGCTGCCGACGGTGCGCTGCTTCGGCGAGCCGCTGGCCGAACGGCTGCGCGCCGGACTGGTGCCGGAATCACTGGTGGACCGCGCCGTGACCCGAGTACTGCGGCAGAAGTGCGAACTGGGGCTGCTCGATCCGGACTGGTCGCCGGAGCCGCCCGCGCTGCGGGACCGCCGGGCCGCCGACGATCCCGGGACCGCCGAGTCGCCCGTCGTCGACCTCGATCCGCCCGCGAACCGCCGAGTGGCGCGCAGGCTCGCCGAGGAGTCGGTGGTGCTGTTGTCGAACCGGCAGGAGGTGCTGCCGCTGCGCGACACGGGCACGGTGGCGGTACTGGGGCCGCTGGCCGACGACGTCCACGCGATGCTCGGCTGCTACTCGTTTCCCGCCCACGTCGGCGTCTCCTACCCGGATCTGCCGGTGGGCGTGGAGATCCGCACGGTGCTCGACGTCCTGCGCGCCGAGCTGGGCACGAGCACCCTCCGCGCCGAACGGGGCTGCGCCGTCGACGACGACGATCGATCCGGGATCGGCGCCGCCGTGGCGGCGGCGAGAGACGCGGAGCTGGCGCTGGTGGTGGTCGGCGACCACTCGGGACTGTTCGGCCGCGGCACCTCCGGCGAGGGCTGTGACGCCACGGACCTGGCCCTGCCCGGTGTGCAGGGCGAACTGCTCGCCGCGGTGGTCGACACCGGGGTGCCGACCGTGGCCGTCGTGATCAGCGGCAGGCCGTATGCGCTGGGCGCGGTCGCCGACCGGCTCGCGGCGGCGGTGCAGGCGTTCCTGCCCGGGGAGGAGGGGGCGGCGGCGCTGGTCGGCGTGCTCACCGGCCGGGTCGACCCGTCGGGCAGGCTGCCCGTGAGCCTGCCCGCCACGCCGCACGGGCAGCCCGCCACCTATCTGACCCCGCCGCTGGGGCTGCGCTCGCAGGTCAGCTCGGCGGATCCCACGCCGCTGTTCCCGTTCGGCCATGGGCTCTCGTACACGACGTTCCGTTACTCGGCGCTGCTGGTCCGGGCGGTCACGGCGTCGGCGGACGACGGGCCGTCCAGCGCGGCGGGCGTGTCCGGCGGCGCGGACGTCGACGACGCCGTGGCGCGGGTCTCGACGGACGGCGTCGTCGAGGTGTCCTGCGTGGTGGCCAACGTCGGCGACCGCGACGGCGTGGAGGTCGTCCAGCTCTACCTGCGTGATCCGGTGGCCCAGGTGACCAGGCCGGTCCGTCAGCTCGCGGGCTTCGCCCGGGTCGCGCTGCGGGCGGGAACGGAACGCGAGGTCCGCTTCCGGCTGCACGCGGACCGGACGTCCTTCACCGGCCGCGCCGGACACCGGCTCGTCGAACCCGGCCTGGTGGAGGTGCACGTCGGCGCGTCGAGCGCCGATCTGCGCCTCCAGGGCGAATTCGTCCTCACCGGCTCCCCGAGGCAGGTCGGCCCGGATCGGGTGCTTGACACGCCTGTGACCCTCGGGGACGAGCGGCCCGCGACGACGGGCTGA
- a CDS encoding MarR family winged helix-turn-helix transcriptional regulator has product MTDPNWLDGDQQRAWRGYRRMRLLLDARLARDLTADSGLSMSDYDVLSTLSESEGHRRGISELAGRMLWSKSRLSHHLTRMEQRGLVTRQVCATDGRAAVAVLTDAGLRTLQAAAPGHVDAVRAHFVDLLTSEQLAVFTEIAAAVLANLGESSVSLDDPTADDPTAAWPDPAAPERNPRA; this is encoded by the coding sequence GTGACCGACCCGAACTGGCTCGACGGCGACCAACAGCGGGCCTGGCGGGGCTACCGTCGAATGCGGCTGCTGCTCGACGCCCGGCTCGCCAGGGATCTGACCGCCGACTCCGGGCTCTCGATGTCGGACTACGACGTCCTGTCCACGCTCTCCGAGTCCGAAGGGCATCGCCGCGGGATCAGCGAGCTGGCCGGTCGAATGCTGTGGTCCAAGAGCAGGCTGTCACACCACCTCACCCGCATGGAACAGCGCGGACTCGTCACCCGACAGGTGTGCGCCACCGACGGAAGAGCCGCCGTCGCGGTGCTCACGGACGCGGGCCTGCGGACCCTCCAGGCCGCCGCGCCGGGCCACGTCGACGCGGTGCGCGCCCACTTCGTCGACCTGCTCACCTCCGAGCAGCTCGCCGTGTTCACCGAGATCGCCGCCGCCGTCCTCGCCAACCTCGGCGAGAGTTCGGTGAGCCTGGACGACCCGACGGCGGACGACCCGACGGCGGCCTGGCCAGACCCGGCCGCGCCCGAGCGGAACCCGCGCGCCTGA
- a CDS encoding YczE/YyaS/YitT family protein, which yields MRQPRAARSSVDLAGRLVRLAVGLVLFSLGLGMMLAAGLGVSPWDVFHQGVALRTGLPFGVIVIASGVVVLALWIPLRQRPGIGTVLNVASIGPLSEAALSILPEPGHPAVRAAFLLGGMLVNGIGLALYLGAGLGPGPRDGLMTGLAARGWSIRVARTGIEVGVLAIGWLIGGTAGIGTVLYAVGIGPLLQVLLPRLSAPPRARAAEPAPVDAAEPATTADAPTCG from the coding sequence ATGCGGCAGCCTCGCGCAGCGCGCTCGAGCGTCGACCTCGCGGGCCGCCTCGTCAGGCTCGCCGTCGGCCTCGTCCTGTTCAGTCTGGGGCTGGGGATGATGCTCGCCGCAGGCCTGGGGGTCTCCCCCTGGGACGTCTTCCATCAGGGTGTGGCGCTGCGCACCGGCCTGCCGTTCGGCGTCATCGTGATCGCCTCGGGCGTCGTCGTCCTGGCACTGTGGATTCCGCTACGGCAGCGCCCGGGCATCGGCACCGTCCTGAACGTCGCCTCCATCGGCCCGCTCAGCGAGGCGGCGCTCAGCATCCTGCCCGAACCTGGTCATCCCGCCGTCCGTGCGGCCTTCCTTCTCGGCGGAATGCTCGTCAACGGCATCGGACTGGCGCTCTACCTGGGTGCGGGGCTCGGCCCGGGACCTCGGGACGGTCTGATGACCGGACTCGCGGCACGAGGCTGGTCGATCCGTGTCGCCCGCACGGGCATCGAGGTGGGCGTCCTGGCGATCGGCTGGTTGATCGGCGGAACCGCGGGCATCGGCACCGTGCTGTACGCGGTCGGCATCGGCCCGCTGCTGCAGGTGCTGCTGCCCCGTCTCTCCGCTCCGCCTCGAGCCCGAGCCGCCGAGCCCGCGCCCGTCGACGCCGCCGAGCCCGCCACCACGGCCGACGCGCCGACCTGCGGCTGA
- a CDS encoding NADPH-dependent FMN reductase produces the protein MPVLHVIVASTRPGRVGPAVARWCAAVAADHGGFDVRTVDLADIGLPFLDEPEHPATGRYHHQHTKDWSTLVDSADAFVFVMPEYNFGFPAVAKNAVDFLYTEWRHKPVGFVSYGMSSGGVRAVQMFKQVVTTVKMHPVTEAVAIPFVNGVIEDGEAADDPGRRAACVRMLDELERLSAALAPLRGERVAS, from the coding sequence ATGCCAGTTCTTCACGTCATCGTCGCGAGCACCCGACCGGGCCGGGTCGGACCCGCCGTCGCGCGATGGTGCGCCGCCGTCGCCGCCGACCATGGCGGGTTCGATGTCCGGACGGTCGACCTCGCCGACATCGGCCTCCCCTTCCTCGACGAACCCGAGCATCCGGCGACGGGCCGTTATCACCATCAGCACACGAAGGACTGGAGCACGCTGGTCGACTCGGCTGACGCCTTCGTGTTCGTCATGCCCGAATACAACTTCGGCTTCCCCGCCGTCGCCAAGAACGCCGTCGACTTCCTCTACACGGAATGGCGGCACAAGCCGGTCGGGTTCGTCAGCTACGGAATGAGCTCCGGGGGCGTCCGCGCGGTGCAGATGTTCAAGCAGGTGGTGACCACCGTGAAGATGCATCCGGTCACCGAGGCCGTGGCGATCCCCTTCGTGAACGGCGTGATCGAGGACGGCGAGGCCGCGGACGACCCTGGACGGCGGGCCGCCTGCGTCCGAATGCTCGACGAACTGGAGCGGCTGTCCGCCGCGCTGGCCCCGCTGCGCGGCGAGCGGGTGGCGTCATGA
- a CDS encoding PPOX class F420-dependent oxidoreductase — translation MIISSDDPGLGALLPLLREQRRGVLLTLRADGRPQSSVISYALCPETGEILASLTEGRAKTRNLRRDPRASFQVSATDLGAYLVLDATATLSPVAEDPADATVAELVEVYRAVAGEHPDWDEYRAAMVADRRLVLRLRPERAYGWSPAGGTVGVDLPS, via the coding sequence ATGATCATCAGCTCCGACGACCCCGGCCTCGGCGCACTGCTTCCGCTGCTGCGCGAGCAGCGACGCGGGGTCCTCCTGACACTGCGCGCCGATGGTCGCCCGCAGTCCTCGGTGATCTCCTACGCTCTGTGCCCGGAGACCGGCGAGATCCTGGCGTCGCTGACCGAGGGCCGGGCCAAGACCCGCAATCTTCGGCGCGACCCCCGAGCCTCCTTCCAGGTGAGCGCGACAGACCTCGGGGCCTATCTGGTCCTGGACGCCACGGCGACGCTGTCACCGGTGGCCGAGGACCCGGCGGACGCGACCGTGGCCGAGCTGGTCGAGGTGTACCGCGCGGTCGCCGGCGAGCATCCCGACTGGGACGAGTACCGCGCCGCCATGGTCGCCGACCGACGACTTGTCCTGCGGCTCCGGCCGGAGCGCGCCTACGGCTGGTCCCCGGCGGGCGGCACCGTGGGCGTCGACCTGCCGTCCTGA
- a CDS encoding nuclear transport factor 2 family protein has protein sequence MNAMTDLLPRYIETWNETDPAARLRALAELWTEDGVYTDPLASVTGHDGISAVIGAAQEMFAGHVFRLLDGAEAHHDIVRFRWELVPAGGGEAVAVGLDVAAVAADGRIRQVHGFLDKAPSA, from the coding sequence ATGAACGCCATGACCGACCTGCTGCCCCGCTACATCGAGACCTGGAACGAGACCGATCCCGCCGCCCGGCTGCGGGCGCTGGCCGAGCTGTGGACCGAGGACGGCGTCTACACCGATCCGTTGGCCTCGGTCACCGGGCACGACGGCATCTCGGCGGTCATCGGCGCCGCGCAGGAGATGTTCGCGGGCCACGTGTTCCGGCTGCTCGACGGCGCCGAGGCACACCATGACATCGTCCGATTCCGCTGGGAACTGGTCCCGGCGGGCGGCGGCGAAGCGGTGGCCGTGGGACTCGACGTGGCGGCCGTGGCCGCGGACGGCCGAATCCGGCAGGTCCACGGCTTCCTCGACAAGGCCCCGTCGGCCTGA
- a CDS encoding helix-turn-helix domain-containing protein: MTRHTAATPVGTLLRAWRERRRWSQLELSNQAEVSTRHLSFVETGRAVPSREMVLRLAEHLDVPLRDRNGLLIAAGHAPGYPESDLDSARLEAVRAAVSRVLAAYEPYPAVLVDRAWNIVDGNTGVALLTRGTAPELLAAPANALRISLHPDGMAPRIVNLGQWRTHLLDRLSRQAANGGDAELRALHAELDGYPAPDRSDGGPDLGDLAVPLRLRHDGGVLSFISTVTTFGAPLDVTMDELAVESFLPADDETAAALHAHRARTASAS; encoded by the coding sequence ATGACACGCCACACCGCGGCCACGCCGGTCGGCACGCTGCTGCGCGCCTGGCGGGAGCGCAGACGCTGGAGTCAGCTCGAACTCTCCAACCAGGCCGAGGTCTCCACCCGCCACCTGAGCTTCGTCGAGACCGGCCGGGCGGTCCCGAGCAGGGAGATGGTGCTGCGGCTGGCCGAGCATCTCGACGTCCCGCTGCGCGACCGCAACGGCCTGCTGATCGCGGCGGGACATGCTCCCGGCTATCCCGAGTCCGACCTCGACTCGGCCCGCCTGGAGGCGGTGCGGGCCGCCGTGTCCAGGGTCCTCGCCGCCTACGAGCCCTACCCCGCGGTGCTGGTCGACCGGGCGTGGAACATCGTCGACGGCAACACGGGCGTCGCCCTGCTCACCCGAGGCACGGCACCGGAACTGCTCGCCGCGCCCGCCAACGCGTTGCGCATCAGCCTGCATCCCGACGGGATGGCACCCCGGATCGTCAATCTCGGACAGTGGCGCACGCACCTCCTCGACCGGCTGAGCCGTCAGGCGGCCAACGGCGGCGATGCCGAACTGCGGGCGCTCCACGCCGAACTCGACGGATATCCGGCGCCGGACCGCTCCGACGGCGGGCCGGATCTCGGAGACCTCGCCGTGCCGCTGCGGCTGCGACATGACGGGGGCGTGCTCTCCTTCATCAGCACCGTCACCACCTTCGGTGCCCCGCTGGACGTGACGATGGACGAACTGGCCGTCGAGTCGTTCCTGCCCGCCGACGACGAGACCGCGGCGGCGCTGCACGCCCATCGCGCCAGGACCGCCTCGGCGAGCTGA